Within the Prevotella scopos JCM 17725 genome, the region ATACATATCTTTGTGCACGAAACAAGATATAAATCCTATGAAACTAAAAACCATATCTACCAAATTGAAAAGTATGATAGATAAGTTTCTATCATGCATCTCATATCGGCAAAAGGTTACATTATCTATTTTGTGCGGTGTGATAGTAGGATTAACAGGGTTATTCTTTTATCTTCTACGTATGCATACCTATATAATAGGTGATGACCCAGCGGCATGTATTAATTGCCATATCATGTCACCTTATTATGCTACGTGGTCACACTCTGCACATGCTCGTAACACCACATGTAACGATTGTCACGTTCCTAATGATAACGTTGCTGCACACTATGCTTTTAAAGGTATGGATGGTATGAAGCATGTAGCTTATTTTGTTACATTTAATGAATCGCAAACTATTCAGGCAGAATCAGCATCGGCAGAAGTGATAATGGATAACTGCATCCGCTGCCATAAACAATTAAATCAAGAGTTT harbors:
- the nrfH gene encoding cytochrome c nitrite reductase small subunit, with translation MKLKTISTKLKSMIDKFLSCISYRQKVTLSILCGVIVGLTGLFFYLLRMHTYIIGDDPAACINCHIMSPYYATWSHSAHARNTTCNDCHVPNDNVAAHYAFKGMDGMKHVAYFVTFNESQTIQAESASAEVIMDNCIRCHKQLNQEFVNTGRIDYMEAQRGEGKACWDCHRDVAHMKMNSLSSTPGAEYVEPMPPSPVPDWLQKVLGKKK